In Bos indicus isolate NIAB-ARS_2022 breed Sahiwal x Tharparkar chromosome 19, NIAB-ARS_B.indTharparkar_mat_pri_1.0, whole genome shotgun sequence, the following proteins share a genomic window:
- the LOC109573553 gene encoding keratin, high-sulfur matrix protein, B2A-like, whose protein sequence is MACCSTSFCGFPTCSTGGTCGANFCQPTCCQTSCCQPTCLQTSGCETGCGIGGSIGGSIGYGQVGSSGAVSSRTRWCRPDCRVEGTSLPPCCVVSCTPPSCCQLYYAQASCCRPSYCGQSCCRPACCCQPTCIEPICEPICCEPTC, encoded by the coding sequence ATGGCCTGTTGCTCCACCAGCTTCTGTGGATTTCCCACTTGCTCCACTGGTGGGACCTGTGGTGCCAACTTTTGCCAGCCAACCTGCTGCCAGACCAGTTGCTGCCAGCCAACCTGCCTCCAGACCAGCGGCTGTGAGACCGGCTGTGGCATTGGTGGCAGCATTGGCGGCAGCATTGGCTATGGCCAGGTGGGTAGCAGTGGAGCTGTGAGCAGCCGTACCAGGTGGTGCCGCCCTGACTGCCGTGTGGAGGGCACCAGCCTGCCTCCCTGCTGTGTGGTGAGCTGCACACCCCCCTCCTGCTGCCAGCTGTACTATGCCCAGGCCTCCTGCTGCCGCCCATCCTACTGTGGACAGTCCTGCTGCCGCCCAGCCTGCTGCTGCCAGCCCACCTGCATTGAGCCCATCTGTGAGCCCATCTGCTGTGAGCCCACCTGCTAA